The Clupea harengus chromosome 22, Ch_v2.0.2, whole genome shotgun sequence genomic sequence TATGGATCCAGGCCTGATTGGATTAGAGCCAACTACATCAGGTCTCAGTTTTACTCTGAGCCGGCCTCCGACGTACAACGCCACGCCAGATCCGGGCAGCATCTGGCCCTAAGCCGGCCTCTATCTGGACCCGTGAGGCAACACAGCCTGATAGGGCTCAGAGATTCCACTCCCATGACGGGAAACATCAAGCATATTTACACTGTGGGACAGATACTGTGTTCATGTATGACAGGCTATGAGTGAACTTTGAGTGAGCGTCTGCATACACTACACGTAGTATAGACTCTCCCCCTCCAACTAAAATCTATGCACCAGTTTGTCCATGCATGTTCAAGTAAATGTTGCTAACAGACCACAGGAATCCAGCTGGGAAATATATCCCCCCTGCCTTAGTTCTACGGGTGGGTCTTTATTGCTGGGTGTTTTATAATTGCATGCTGAAGTCCTGACCCTGTTTCATGCATTGTCAGGAGCCCTACGGGtgcactcctcctcccccctgtcTCCCAGTAACCCCTCTTATCAATGGTACTCTGCCCTGCATCCACCCAGCAAGGCCTGCGCGGTATAAAAGACAGGGTCGCTCTGCACCCAATCCTTTCTGCCAAGGCGAGCCATCCAAAGTCCAGGCCAGGCCGGAGCCCACACAACACGACGCGACAACACAGCACGACACAGCACGACACAGCGCGGttcagaacagcacagcacgaCACAGCGCGGttcagaacagcacagcacagcagagcagagcagagcagagcagagcacagcagagcagagccatgCCGACGGACTTCAGCGGGCATTGGGATCTGGAGAGGAGTGATAACTTTGAGGAGTATCTGAAGACACTGAGTAAGAGCCGGCAACTAGTCTCTTAAGGCAACCGCACATTGGCAAGTGATGACCAGACAGTTGTTTTTATTATGGCAGTGGATCACTGAGTAAGAGCCGGCAACTAGTCTCTTAAGGCAACCGCACATTGGCAAGCGATGACCAGACAGTTGTTTTTATTATGGCAGTGGATCACTGAGTAAGAGCCGGCAACTAGTCTCTTAAGGCAACCGCACATTGGCAAGCGATGACCagacagttgttttttttatgtaaaaaatCGCCTGGAAAAGGGGCGACTTGAGACAGCCGACACTTGCCATGTGTGTTGCCCTGTTAGCTTCAATAGATTCTATTCCATTCCTTCGCTTGCTATGTTTTGGCCTTAAGGCCGTGGATGCATCTGAAACAGATCAGGCCCActtctggcccagttctggccctcCTAGAAGCTAAACCTTGGACCAGAATCATAGCTGCTATCTCTGGCAAAGCTAAAGACCAGGTCCATTCCAGAAAGATCTGCAGTCTGGGCCTCCTCTGCATAGACAAACAGGTTATAGCAGATGAGTGGTGATATCTATCTGTATTGTGAAAGCTGCATAATGGCTTGAATTTGGGTTGaagttgtgtttctgtgtaactTTTAATGATTACCTAACCAGATTTTCTGCTGAATCAGCTTACtccgcctctctccctctccctctttctctccttctgtgtgtatgtgcaggtaaGGTGCCCAAAGTGGAATTTGAAAAGTTTCCCAAATAATTAAATTGTCCTCTTCACAGACATTGATTTTGCCACCCGTAAGATTGCGTGCCACCTCCACCAGACCAAAGTCTTCATTCAGGATGGCGACGCGATCACAATCAAGACCCTCAGCACCTTCAGAAACTACGAGCTGTCCTTCACCGTCGGACTGGAGAGGGACGAGCACACCAAAGGCCTGGACAACAGGGTGGTCAAGGTGACAGCGCTGGGGTGCAGGGATAcaactcgctctctctccccctctctctcctcctctctctctctctccccctctctctctctctctctctctcccccctctctctctctctctgaactgctctctctctctctctctctctccccctctctctctctctctctctctctctcgctctctcggaactgctctctctctccccctctctctctctctctgaactgctctctctctctctctctctctgaactgctctctctctctctctctctctctgaacttctctctctccccctctctctctctctgaactgctctctctctctctctcccccccctctctctctctgaactgctctctctctctctctctctgaactgctctctctctctctctctgaactgctctctctctctctctctctctctctctctctctgaactgctctctctctctctctctctctctctgaactgctctctccccctctcccctctctctctgaactgctctctctctctctctctctctctccctctctctctctctctctctgaactgctctctctctctctctctctctctctgagtgtgttcaccttttgggttctctctgtgtgctttcCAAATGTACACTTCAGGTAGAGTTAGCTGTTCCGTCTGGATTTCTATTTAGACTGGATTGACCTATCCGATACCTGTTTAGACAGATCGCTTACTCTATTTAGATGGGTAGATATAGCAATGCTTATCTCAGAAATGTACATAGTAAAACTGCAATCTCAGGGAATTTGTACGTGgacatttccccctctctctctctctctctttggactGAAATGTTAACAGTGCCAAGGTCAGTAACTCCTCtatatgtacagtggggaaaataagtatttgaacccctgccgatttcgcaagtttggccacttgcaaagaaatgtgtgatctataattgtaatagtaggtgtattttaacagtgagaaacagaatatcaacaaacaaatccagaaagctgcattttataacatttatgactttatttgtatttgatgcagaaaataagtatttgaacccccaagcaaacagcaagaattctggctcccaatgaccagttatgtgcccaagaagcacacagattagccCTCactaggcctaacaaggtacacctgatctcaactggtgacgtgtataaaagaaacctgtccaaagaatcatacttcacaccttcaacctcaccaccatgggcaagaccaaagagttgaccaaggacgtcagagataagattgtagacctgcacaaggctggaatgggttacaaaaccatcggcaagcagcttggtgagaagcagacaactattggtgcgattattcgtaaatggaagcaacaccaaacaactgtcaatcgctctaggtctggggctccatgcaagatatcccctcgtgcggtatcggtgatcatctgaaaggtgcagaataaccccagaactacacagggggagcttgtgaatgatctcaaggcagctgggaccacagtcaccaagaaaaccattggcaacacactaagccgtaatggtttgaagtactgcagcactcgcaaggtccccctgctcaaggaagcacatgtacagggccatttgaagtttgccaatgaacact encodes the following:
- the rbp2b gene encoding retinol-binding protein 2b isoform X2, coding for MPTDFSGHWDLERSDNFEEYLKTLNIDFATRKIACHLHQTKVFIQDGDAITIKTLSTFRNYELSFTVGLERDEHTKGLDNRVVKALATWEGDKLVCTQKGEKANRGWKHWIDDDDGKLYLELTCEDKVCIQVFKRKE
- the rbp2b gene encoding retinol-binding protein 2b isoform X1, which translates into the protein MPTDFSGHWDLERSDNFEEYLKTLNIDFATRKIACHLHQTKVFIQDGDAITIKTLSTFRNYELSFTVGLERDEHTKGLDNRVVKALATWEGDKLVCTQKGEKANRGWKHWIDDDDGADV